A genomic region of Trifolium pratense cultivar HEN17-A07 linkage group LG3, ARS_RC_1.1, whole genome shotgun sequence contains the following coding sequences:
- the LOC123916211 gene encoding mitochondrial uncoupling protein 2 has translation MSISDPNRISFAQSFLCSAFAACFAEFCTIPLDTAKVRLQLQKKGGSVVDDDDGGMGLPKYRGLLGTVKTIAREEGVSALWKGIVPGLHRQCLYGGLRIALYDPVKTFLVGAAFVGEVPLYHMILAALITGALAITIANPTDLVKVRLQSEGQLPSGVPKRYSGAMDAYSTIIRQEGLGALWTGLGPNIARNAIINAAELASYDQVKQTILKIPGFIDNAFTHLLAGLGAGLFAVFIGSPVDVVKSRMMGDSSYKNTFDCFLKTSLNEGFLAFYKGFLPNFGRVGVWNVIMFLTLEQAKRVFRG, from the exons ATGTCAATCTCAGATCCCAACCGTATTTCCTTCGCTCAATCCTTTCTTTGCAGCGCTTTCGCCGCTTGTTTCGCTGAG TTTTGTACTATTCCTCTGGATACAGCTAAGGTGAGACTTCAATTACAAAAGAAAGGTGGTagtgttgttgatgatgatgatggtggaaTGGGTTTACCTAAATATAGAGGTTTACTTGGAACTGTTAAAACTATTGCTAGAGAAGAAGGTGTTTCTGCTTTATGGAAAGGCATTGTTCCTGGTTTGCATCGTCAGTGTTTGTATGGTGGTTTAAGAATTGCCTTATATGATCCT GTTAAAACTTTTCTTGTTGGTGCTGCATTTGTTGGTGAAGTTCCTTTGTACCATATGATACTTGCCGCTCTTATCACTG GTGCTTTGGCAATCACTATCGCTAATCCAACTGACCTGGTCAAAGTTAGGCTTCAATCTGAAGGCCAATTGCCATCTGGGGTACCCAAGCGTTACTCTGGTGCTATGGATGCATATTCAACAATAATAAGACAA GAAGGGTTAGGGGCCTTGTGGACTGGACTCGGGCCTAATATAGCACGGAATGCAATTATAAATGCTGCCGAACTAGCTAGTTATGATCAAGTGAAACAG ACGATTTTGAAAATTCCAGGGTTCATAGACAATGCCTTTACTCACCTCTTGGCTGGcttaggagcaggtctttttgCTGTCTTTATCGGTTCTCCTGTTGATGTG GTGAAATCCAGGATGATGGGTGACTCAAGCTACAAAAACACATTTGACTGCTTTCTCAAGACTTCGTTGAATGAG GGATTTTTGGCCTTTTATAAAGGCTTTCTTCCAAATTTTGGTCGAGTAGGAGTCTGGAATGTGATTATGTTTCTTACCCTTGAACAA GCCAAGAGAGTTTTTAGAGGATAA
- the LOC123918063 gene encoding proliferating cell nuclear antigen, whose product MLELRLVQGSLLKKVLESIKELVTDANFDCSSTGFSLQAMDSSHVALVALLLRSEGFEHYRCDRNLSMGMNLNNMAKMLKCAGNDDIITIKADDGSDTVTFMFESPTQDKISDFEMKLMDIDSEHLGIPEAEYHAIVRMPSAEFARICKDLSSIGDTVVISVTKEGVKFSTKGDIGSANIVCRQNTTVDKPDDATVIEMNEPVALQFALRYMNSFTKATPLSNTVTISLSNELPVVVEYKIAEMGYVRFYLAPKIEEDEEETKPEV is encoded by the exons ATGTTGGAACTCCGTTTAGTTCAAGGTTCACTTCTCAAGAAAGTTCTCGAATCGATCAAGGAATTGGTCACCGATGCTAACTTCGATTGTTCTTCAACCGGTTTCTCTCTTCAAGCCATGGATTCTAGCCATGTCGCTTTGGTTGCTCTTTTGCTTCGTTCTGAAGGGTTTGAACATTATCGCTGTGACCGTAACCTTTCCATGGGTATGAATCTTAATAACATGGCGAAGATGTTGAAATGTGCTGGAAATGATGATATCATTACTATTAAGGCTGATGATGGGAGTGATACCGTCACGTTCATGTTTGAAAGCCCTA CCCAAGACAAGATTTCTGATTTTGAGATGAAGCTGATGGACATTGACAGTGAACACCTTGGAATTCCAGAGGCTGAATATCATGCCATTGTTAGGATGCCATCTGCTGAGTTTGCTAGGATTTGCAAAGATCTAAGTAGCATTGGTGACACTG TTGTCATTTCGGTTACTAAGGAGGGTGTGAAGTTTTCCACCAAGGGAGATATTGGAAGTGCAAATATAGTTTGCAGGCAGAATACTACTGTGGACAAG CCTGATGATGCTACTGTCATAGAGATGAATGAGCCTGTGGCCTTGCAATTTGCATTAAGATACATGAATTCTTTTACAAAGGCAACTCCTTTGTCCAATACAGTTACCATCAGTCTGTCAAATGAGCTGCCAGTTGTTGTTGAGTACAAGATTGCTGAGATGGGATATGTTAGGTTCTATTTGGCTCCCAAAATtgaggaggatgaagaagaaacaAAGCCAGAAGTTTAG